A genomic stretch from Arachis stenosperma cultivar V10309 chromosome 3, arast.V10309.gnm1.PFL2, whole genome shotgun sequence includes:
- the LOC130968925 gene encoding uncharacterized protein LOC130968925: protein MLLCSTSSCTTTPFFFLFFFFHLLLVLTTSAPCPGNGSNATTIYEALKEHELPMGLFPKGVTDFELGTDGRFWVHLEQACNAKFESELHYDSNVSGSLSCGKIDSLTGMEAQDLFLWFPVVSIRVDLPSSGIIYFDVGAASKKFKLSLFETPPDCVAVKPDNGLSASSLPRGESGRPWNLLDQEPSGTDVL from the coding sequence ATGTTGCTCTGCTCCACCTCCAGTTGCACCACgactcctttcttcttcttgttcttcttcttccatctCCTCCTAGTTCTAACCACTTCGGCGCCATGCCCAGGCAACGGCTCGAACGCGACGACGATCTACGAAGCGCTGAAGGAGCACGAGCTGCCGATGGGTCTGTTCCCCAAGGGAGTAACGGATTTCGAGTTGGGCACGGACGGGCGGTTCTGGGTGCACCTTGAGCAAGCCTGCAACGCCAAGTTCGAGAGCGAGTTGCATTACGACAGCAACGTCTCAGGGTCCCTCAGTTGCGGCAAGATCGACTCCCTCACTGGTATGGAGGCTCAGGATCTCTTCCTTTGGTTCCCCGTCGTCAGCATCCGCGTCGATCTCCCCAGCTCCGGCATCATCTACTTCGATGTCGGTGCTGCCTCCAAGAAATTCAAACTATCCCTCTTCGAAACCCCTCCCGACTGCGTTGCAGTTAAGCCTGATAATGGTCTGTCTGCATCGTCTCTTCCCCGGGGCGAATCTGGAAGGCCCTGGAATCTTCTTGATCAGGAACCTTCTGGAACAGATGTTCTATAG
- the LOC130968924 gene encoding ABC transporter I family member 21-like has translation MAVEEEKEGSMGIRVHGMQFSYEWQSPLFVDFKLNVSPGSRCLLLGANGSGKTTLLKILAGKHMVGGRDVVRVLNGSAFHDTHLVCSGDLAYLGGSWSKTIGSAGDVPLQGDFSAEHMIFGVEGADPDRRNKLIELLDIDLQWRMHKVSDGQRRRVQICLGLLHPFKVLLLDEVTVDLDVVTRMDLLEFFKEECEQRQATIVYATHIFDGLETWATHLAYIQAGELRRAEKLSNVDELKSSANLLSVVETWLRAETRNEKKKPVQNTAQTQKTSVASSPFFSSRHMAYYR, from the exons ATGGcggtagaagaagaaaaggaaggtTCTATGGGAATCAGAGTGCATGGAATGCAATTCTCTTACGAATGGCAATCGCCTCTGTTCGTTGATTTCAAGCTCAACGTCTCTCCTGGATCTCGATGCCTTCTCCTTGGTGCCAATGGATCCG GGAAGACTACATTGCTGAAGATTTTAGCTGGAAAGCACATGGTTGGAGGAAGAGATGTTGTGCGGGTGTTGAATGGTTCTGCTTTCCATGACACTCATCTAGTATGTAGTGGTGATCTTGCTTACTTGGGGGGATCATGGAGTAAAACCATTGGTTCTGCT GGAGATGTTCCACTTCAAGGAGACTTTTCTGCTGAACATATGATCTTTGGAG TTGAGGGTGCTGATCCTGACAGGAGAAATAAGTTGATTGAACTGCTTGATATAGATCTCCAGTGGCGAATGCATAAGGTATCTGATGGGCAGCGGCGTAGAGTGCAAATATGTCTTGGTCTGCTTCATCCATTTAAG GTTCTCTTGCTGGATGAAGTTACCGTTGACTTGGATGTTGTTACCAGGATGGATTTGTTAGAGTTCTTCAAGGAAGAATGTGAACAG AGACAAGCTACAATTGTATATGCAACTCACATTTTTGATGGACTGGAGACATGGGCAACTCATTTGGCATACATACAAGCCGGTGAGCTGAGGAGAGCAGAAAAATTATCCAATGTCGACGAGTTGAAGTCTTCAGCCAATCTGCTATCTGTTGTTGAAACTTGGCTCCGTGCCGAAACAAGGAATGAAAAGAAGAAGCCTGTTCAAAATACTGCCCAAACACAAAAGACTTCTGTTGCTAGTTCTCCATTCTTTTCATCAAGGCACATGGCATATTATCGATAG
- the LOC130966546 gene encoding uncharacterized protein LOC130966546, whose protein sequence is MGATFFHHSILEVWLLKHFDKSTDMRYDGTQDPQEHLTTFEARMNLEGVGDEVRCRAFPVTLAGLAIRWFNALPQGSVTTFAYIAQSFLAQFTTRIAKVKHPINLLGVTQRNREPTRKYLDRFNNECLEIDGLTDSVASLCLTNGLSNEGFRKHLTTKPVWTMQEIQNVAREYINDEEVNWVVAANKWQLANPPPHQPRNGERPKEHSKDGGPTKFKPSPRVRRFTNYTHLLDR, encoded by the coding sequence ATGGGAGCAACCTTTTTTCACCACTCCATTCTCGAGGTTTGGCTGCTGAAACACTTCGACAAGTCAACGGACATGAGATATGACGGTACCCAGGACCCCCAGGAACACCTAACAACCTTTGAGGCCAGAATGAACCTGGAAGGTGTGGGCGACGAGGTGAGGTGTCGCGCTTTTCCCGTAACCCTGGCGGGACTAGCAATCCGATGGTTCAATGCGCTCCCCCAAGGGTCCGTGACGACCTTCGCATACATCGCTCAGAGCTTTCTAGCACAATTTACCACGCGCATTGCTAAGGTCAAGCACCCGATCAACCTCCTAGGGGTGACCCAAAGAAACAGGGAACCGACCAGGAAGTATCTTGACAGGTTTAACAATGAATGCTTGGAGATTGATGGCCTGACTGACTCGGTGGCTAGTCTGTGTCTGACGAACGGGTTGTCAAATGAAGGCTTTAGAAAGCACCTCACCACCAAGCCTGTGTGGACCATGCAAGAAATCCAGAACGTGGCAAGAGAATATATCAACGATGAAGAGGTAAACTGGGTGGTGGCGGCCAACAAATGGCAGCTTGCCAACCCTCCTCCCCATCAACCCAGAAACGGGGAAAGGCCCAAGGAACACTCCAAGGACGGAGGACCTACTAAATTCAAGCCTTCTCCCCGGGTAAGAAGGTTCACAAACTATACCCATCTGCTCGATCGTTGA